From Rhizobium favelukesii, the proteins below share one genomic window:
- a CDS encoding p-hydroxycinnamoyl CoA hydratase/lyase — protein sequence MANDIDTVTWDIADGIAWLRFNRPDKRNAMSPTLNRAMMEALDQLEFRDDVGVLVLTGAGSAWTAGMDLKEYFRETEADGLAGTRKAQRESYSWWRRLRWYQKPTIAMVNGWCFGGGYGPLFACDLAFAADEAKFGLSEINWGILPGGGATKVAVELLPFRKAMYHSMTGEPIDGKTAADWGLVNESLPLKELKDRVTQVARVLLEKNPVALKATKDAVRRVGPMSYDDAEDYLVRAQEAANSYDAEGRKEGIRQFIDEKSYKPGLGAYDTSRKAG from the coding sequence ATGGCAAACGACATTGATACCGTGACTTGGGATATAGCGGACGGAATCGCCTGGCTGCGCTTTAACCGCCCCGACAAGCGCAACGCTATGTCGCCAACGCTTAACCGGGCGATGATGGAGGCGCTGGACCAGTTGGAGTTTCGCGACGACGTGGGCGTGCTGGTGCTGACCGGCGCAGGCTCCGCCTGGACCGCGGGCATGGATCTGAAGGAATACTTCCGCGAGACCGAGGCTGATGGTCTTGCCGGCACACGCAAGGCGCAGCGCGAAAGCTATAGCTGGTGGCGGCGGCTGCGCTGGTACCAGAAACCGACCATCGCTATGGTCAACGGCTGGTGCTTCGGCGGTGGCTACGGACCGCTCTTCGCTTGCGATCTTGCCTTTGCCGCCGACGAGGCGAAGTTCGGCCTTTCCGAGATAAACTGGGGCATTTTGCCCGGAGGCGGAGCCACGAAGGTTGCGGTGGAGCTGCTGCCTTTCCGCAAGGCGATGTACCACTCAATGACCGGCGAGCCGATCGACGGGAAGACAGCCGCAGACTGGGGCCTTGTGAACGAGAGCCTGCCCTTGAAAGAGTTGAAGGACCGCGTGACGCAGGTCGCGAGGGTGCTTCTGGAAAAAAACCCCGTTGCGCTGAAGGCCACCAAGGACGCTGTTCGCCGTGTCGGGCCGATGAGCTATGACGACGCCGAGGACTATCTCGTCCGCGCGCAGGAGGCCGCCAACTCCTACGATGCCGAGGGGCGGAAGGAGGGAATCCGCCAGTTTATCGACGAGAAGAGCTACAAGCCCGGCCTAGGCGCTTACGACACGTCGCGCAAGGCAGGCTGA
- a CDS encoding TetR/AcrR family transcriptional regulator, producing MSNLLTTSDEILASARSLIMSGGYNGFSYADIAEVVGIRKASIHHHFPSKVELVRVLVARYRDDAELAVAGLERNVQNPFELLQTYAGHWAKCIEDASRPFCVCALLASELPALPPEVAAEVKAFFHFASKWLTSVMERGAKEGSLNLSSEPSVEAEAFMASVHGAMLSARAYGTPEVFATILAPTLQRLSPTVAQ from the coding sequence ATGAGCAATCTTTTGACAACCTCTGACGAAATCCTGGCCTCCGCCCGATCCCTGATCATGAGCGGAGGATATAACGGCTTCAGTTACGCCGATATCGCTGAAGTGGTCGGGATCCGCAAGGCCAGCATCCACCACCATTTCCCGAGCAAGGTCGAGTTGGTCCGCGTGCTTGTAGCGAGATATCGTGACGATGCCGAGCTGGCCGTGGCGGGTCTGGAACGGAACGTCCAGAACCCCTTCGAGCTCCTCCAAACCTACGCGGGCCACTGGGCCAAATGCATCGAGGACGCGAGCAGGCCTTTTTGCGTGTGCGCTCTGCTTGCGAGCGAACTGCCAGCGCTGCCGCCCGAAGTTGCGGCGGAGGTGAAGGCGTTTTTCCACTTTGCCTCAAAATGGTTGACCTCCGTCATGGAACGCGGCGCCAAGGAGGGATCTTTGAACCTCTCCAGCGAACCCAGCGTTGAGGCCGAGGCGTTCATGGCGTCCGTGCATGGAGCCATGCTCTCAGCGCGAGCTTACGGAACCCCTGAAGTGTTCGCCACCATTCTGGCGCCCACCTTGCAGCGACTGTCCCCGACCGTCGCTCAATAA
- a CDS encoding oxidoreductase: MSQKTFFITGANSGFGLAIAAAADCEGHRVIGTVRSGASRSFLAERLPRVHSVLCDVTEFDRIPNIVRRVEEEHGPVDVLINNAGYGHEGILEESPLEEMRRQFDVNVFGAVAIAKAFMPLFRERRSGFIVNVTSMGGMITMPGIAFYCGSKFALQGISEVMRSEMAPFGVRVTALCPGSFRTDWAGRSMARTDRSIADYDALFDPIRKARQEKSGKQLGDPDKLATAVLRLIESDNPPPQLLLGSDALKFVSERVERLQQEIAEWKSVTVSTDG, encoded by the coding sequence ATGTCACAGAAGACCTTCTTCATAACCGGTGCCAATTCCGGCTTCGGTCTCGCCATAGCAGCTGCCGCCGACTGTGAGGGCCATAGGGTTATCGGTACCGTCCGCTCGGGAGCCTCGCGATCCTTCCTTGCGGAACGCCTGCCGAGGGTGCATTCAGTCCTGTGTGACGTGACCGAATTCGACCGGATCCCCAACATCGTCCGACGAGTCGAGGAAGAGCACGGCCCGGTTGACGTCCTGATCAACAACGCCGGTTACGGCCACGAGGGGATTCTGGAAGAGTCTCCGCTTGAAGAGATGCGGCGTCAGTTCGACGTCAACGTCTTCGGTGCGGTTGCGATTGCCAAGGCCTTCATGCCGCTGTTCCGTGAGAGGCGTAGCGGCTTCATCGTCAACGTCACGTCCATGGGCGGAATGATCACCATGCCGGGGATTGCCTTTTACTGCGGCAGTAAGTTCGCCCTGCAGGGCATCTCGGAAGTCATGCGTTCCGAAATGGCTCCGTTTGGTGTGCGTGTCACCGCACTCTGCCCCGGCTCGTTCCGGACGGACTGGGCTGGACGGTCGATGGCCCGGACCGACCGGTCCATCGCCGATTATGACGCACTCTTCGATCCGATCCGAAAGGCGCGCCAGGAAAAAAGCGGCAAGCAGCTTGGTGACCCCGACAAACTGGCAACGGCCGTTCTACGGCTGATCGAGTCTGACAATCCTCCACCGCAGCTTCTGCTTGGGAGCGATGCGCTCAAGTTTGTATCGGAAAGAGTGGAGCGTCTGCAGCAGGAGATCGCGGAATGGAAGTCTGTCACCGTCTCGACCGACGGCTGA
- the mhpT gene encoding 3-(3-hydroxy-phenyl)propionate transporter MhpT: protein MGISTSGAGSSRAILICFAAALVEGFDIQVAGIAAPRLGPALGLSPAQMGMFFSSATFGLIFGALAGGWLSDRHGRRAGLAISLAVFGLFAIGTALAGNYETLLVMRFMTGVGLGGALPNLVAIASEAAAPERRGRAVALMYAGIPLGGAAVSLISIAGLGDGWRVLFVIGGLLPLMIVPLVMTLPELRVAPKGRDVTGIGTVLGSGNLAPTLLLWAGFFFSLLVLYLLLNWLPALMVSRGFGRAEAGMVQLAFNLAGAAGSLLGGVALDARNRSFWVAGSFGGLVVALALLAVAPANIFVTLVVGAILGAAIISVQAVLYGIAPQCYPAEVRGQGVGLAVAVGRFGSVAGPLLAGALVAAGQSASEVLTGILPIAVLGGIATWFLTRRKRATSIS from the coding sequence ATGGGAATTTCAACATCAGGTGCCGGCAGTAGCCGGGCCATACTCATATGCTTCGCCGCAGCCCTTGTTGAAGGTTTCGATATCCAGGTTGCCGGCATTGCGGCGCCGCGCCTCGGCCCGGCGCTCGGTCTTTCGCCTGCCCAGATGGGGATGTTTTTCTCGTCAGCAACTTTCGGGCTGATCTTCGGCGCATTGGCGGGCGGATGGCTTTCAGACAGGCATGGGCGGCGGGCAGGACTTGCAATCTCGCTTGCCGTGTTTGGATTGTTTGCCATCGGAACGGCGTTGGCGGGAAATTACGAGACCCTTCTGGTGATGCGGTTCATGACTGGCGTGGGGCTGGGCGGGGCTCTCCCGAATCTCGTGGCCATCGCATCGGAGGCAGCGGCACCGGAGCGCCGTGGCCGCGCCGTCGCGCTGATGTATGCGGGCATTCCCCTGGGTGGTGCCGCGGTCAGCCTGATCTCCATCGCCGGTCTGGGCGATGGTTGGCGGGTGCTGTTTGTGATCGGCGGTCTGCTTCCCCTGATGATCGTGCCCCTGGTCATGACCCTGCCCGAACTGCGCGTGGCACCCAAGGGGCGCGATGTGACAGGGATCGGTACGGTTCTTGGCAGCGGTAACCTTGCGCCGACGCTATTGCTTTGGGCTGGTTTCTTCTTTTCGCTGCTGGTGCTTTATCTGCTGCTCAACTGGCTTCCGGCGCTTATGGTCTCGCGCGGCTTCGGGCGTGCCGAGGCGGGGATGGTCCAACTTGCCTTCAATCTGGCAGGAGCTGCTGGCAGTCTCCTAGGGGGCGTGGCCCTCGATGCGCGAAACCGCTCATTCTGGGTTGCCGGTTCCTTTGGCGGACTCGTCGTAGCGCTTGCGCTATTGGCCGTGGCGCCCGCAAATATCTTCGTGACGCTCGTGGTGGGGGCGATACTGGGTGCCGCAATCATCTCGGTGCAAGCAGTGCTCTACGGCATCGCCCCGCAGTGCTATCCGGCAGAGGTGCGCGGTCAGGGGGTCGGCCTTGCCGTGGCGGTGGGTCGTTTCGGCTCGGTGGCAGGACCGCTGCTTGCCGGAGCACTGGTTGCCGCGGGTCAGAGTGCCTCCGAAGTGCTGACGGGTATCTTGCCAATCGCTGTGCTTGGCGGCATTGCGACCTGGTTTCTGACTCGCCGCAAGCGCGCGACGTCGATTTCCTGA
- a CDS encoding molybdopterin-dependent oxidoreductase, which translates to MSHLLTRRRFLIGSTLGASAITLSGCDLLDQNTDVANILRPAEQLTMKVQRLLQGRDALAREFTEADISPSFRVNGTSAPDSDEYAQLAEGKFKDWKLKIDGLVERPQEISLADLKKLPARTQITRHDCVEGWSAIGKWTGVPVALLLALAGLKPAARYVVFHCADELEKTLDGSGRYYESIDLVDAFHPQTILAHAMNGNELSIGGAPLRLRVERQLGYKQAKYIMRIELVDSFTGLWGGNGGFWEDRGYEWYAGI; encoded by the coding sequence ATGAGCCATCTTCTCACGCGCCGCCGGTTCCTGATCGGCAGTACACTGGGCGCCAGCGCCATCACCCTGTCCGGCTGCGACCTGTTGGATCAAAACACCGACGTCGCCAATATCCTTCGTCCAGCCGAACAGTTGACAATGAAGGTGCAACGGCTGCTTCAGGGGCGTGATGCCCTGGCCCGTGAATTTACCGAGGCCGACATTTCGCCATCCTTCCGCGTAAACGGCACCAGCGCTCCCGACAGCGACGAATATGCTCAACTGGCGGAGGGCAAGTTCAAGGACTGGAAACTGAAGATCGACGGCCTCGTGGAGCGGCCTCAGGAGATTTCGCTCGCCGACCTCAAGAAGCTCCCGGCCCGTACCCAGATCACCCGCCACGACTGCGTTGAAGGATGGAGCGCCATCGGCAAATGGACCGGCGTTCCAGTCGCGCTCCTGCTCGCTTTGGCGGGTCTAAAGCCCGCAGCGCGCTACGTGGTCTTCCACTGCGCCGATGAGCTCGAAAAGACGCTCGACGGAAGCGGCCGCTACTACGAAAGCATCGATCTTGTCGACGCTTTCCACCCACAGACGATCCTCGCCCATGCGATGAACGGTAACGAGCTCAGCATCGGTGGCGCGCCGTTGCGGCTCAGGGTCGAGCGGCAGCTGGGCTACAAGCAGGCAAAGTACATCATGCGTATCGAGCTCGTCGACAGCTTTACGGGTCTCTGGGGCGGAAACGGCGGTTTCTGGGAAGACCGCGGATACGAGTGGTATGCGGGGATCTGA
- a CDS encoding AMP-binding enzyme — MFISGGENVYPVEIESVMASHPAIREVAVIGVPDSRWGEVGRAFVVLVPGKSIAVNELAQHCETSLARYKIPKTFVTVDALPRTASGKVMKHILRDEFLTA; from the coding sequence ATGTTCATCTCGGGTGGCGAGAACGTCTATCCGGTTGAAATCGAATCCGTGATGGCCTCCCATCCAGCCATACGCGAGGTCGCTGTTATCGGCGTGCCCGACTCGCGCTGGGGCGAGGTTGGCCGTGCCTTCGTGGTGCTGGTGCCCGGTAAGTCGATTGCGGTGAACGAACTGGCCCAGCATTGCGAAACCTCCCTCGCTCGCTACAAGATCCCGAAAACCTTCGTAACCGTCGATGCCTTGCCGCGCACCGCCTCTGGCAAAGTCATGAAACACATTCTGCGCGACGAATTCCTCACGGCGTGA
- a CDS encoding MarR family winged helix-turn-helix transcriptional regulator yields MIDNEKSALLSLVGYHLRRASVFDLNGAVETLAQVDARPIGLSVLLCMVETPGLTSAEICRILGMQRANIVQFLADLEAKGLFTREAEATDQRVQRLFPTQAGKDAAADWLRRLNEHEDRMLERLNADERAELRRLLGKIWMNAPRR; encoded by the coding sequence ATGATTGACAACGAAAAGAGCGCCTTGCTGAGCCTTGTAGGCTATCATCTTCGCCGTGCATCGGTCTTCGACCTGAACGGAGCAGTGGAAACGCTTGCGCAGGTGGATGCCCGCCCAATCGGCCTGAGCGTGCTATTGTGCATGGTCGAAACGCCTGGGCTGACCTCGGCCGAGATTTGCCGCATCCTCGGGATGCAGCGCGCCAACATTGTGCAGTTCCTGGCCGATCTGGAGGCAAAGGGCCTGTTCACCCGAGAGGCTGAGGCGACCGATCAGCGCGTTCAACGGCTATTCCCGACACAGGCCGGCAAAGACGCCGCCGCCGATTGGCTGCGCCGCCTGAACGAACACGAGGACCGGATGCTGGAAAGGCTTAACGCGGACGAACGCGCCGAGCTTCGCCGCCTGCTAGGGAAAATCTGGATGAACGCGCCCCGGCGCTAG
- a CDS encoding winged helix-turn-helix transcriptional regulator, with protein sequence MSDAITHLKVPVEREERDVCLGPEGSVAHVNRVLRMISGRWKLPILFRLFAKSSMRTSQLLRGIPNISQKMLTQHLRELENDGLVVRRDFGEQPPHVEYALTDSGRGLMPVLMSAREFSRLHPDLNPTSSVVARRRNEGGG encoded by the coding sequence ATGAGTGACGCAATTACGCACTTAAAAGTGCCTGTAGAACGTGAGGAAAGAGATGTTTGCCTTGGCCCGGAAGGTTCGGTCGCGCATGTGAACAGGGTGCTTCGTATGATCAGCGGACGATGGAAGCTGCCGATCTTGTTCCGCCTTTTCGCAAAATCTTCGATGCGGACTTCGCAGTTGTTGCGGGGCATTCCCAACATCTCGCAGAAAATGCTGACGCAGCATCTCAGAGAGCTTGAGAACGACGGGCTTGTCGTGAGGCGAGACTTTGGTGAGCAGCCGCCACATGTCGAGTACGCTCTTACGGATTCTGGTCGCGGCCTCATGCCGGTGCTGATGTCAGCAAGGGAGTTCTCCCGCCTTCATCCAGATCTGAACCCCACGAGCTCGGTTGTTGCACGTCGACGTAACGAGGGTGGTGGTTGA
- a CDS encoding cytochrome b/b6 domain-containing protein gives MNENASNDNVRYPQTIFIRRHSLVTRLTHGLNALCLSFLLLSGLQIFNAHPELYWGHYGADGDRADLTIGSEERGGETRGFVRVAGVGFATTGVLGVSDVDGGRTKQAFPGWATIPSIQDLAAGRRWHFFFAWLLLFNGVLYLGFSLLSGHFRRDLAPTTRELSPHHLWHEVLDHARLRFPEGEEAKHYNALQKLTYLAVIVVLLPLMVLTGLTMSPGMDAAVPALVDVFGGRQSARTIHFITASLLVLFVIVHIAMVVLSGTWNNIHSMITGRYAIQEKGMKS, from the coding sequence ATGAACGAGAATGCCAGCAATGACAATGTGCGATATCCTCAAACGATCTTCATCCGCCGCCACTCCCTCGTCACGCGGCTCACGCACGGGCTGAACGCGCTTTGCCTGAGCTTCCTCCTGCTGAGCGGGCTGCAGATCTTTAACGCCCATCCCGAGCTTTATTGGGGCCATTACGGCGCAGACGGTGATCGTGCTGACTTGACGATTGGCTCTGAGGAACGGGGAGGCGAAACGCGCGGTTTTGTGCGTGTCGCGGGCGTCGGATTTGCGACAACGGGCGTCCTCGGAGTCTCGGATGTCGACGGCGGGCGGACGAAACAGGCTTTTCCGGGTTGGGCTACGATACCGTCGATTCAGGATCTCGCCGCTGGACGCCGCTGGCATTTCTTCTTTGCTTGGCTCCTTCTTTTCAATGGCGTCCTTTACCTCGGCTTCAGCCTCCTAAGCGGCCATTTCAGGCGGGATCTCGCACCGACAACCCGCGAGCTGTCGCCGCATCACCTGTGGCACGAAGTCCTTGACCACGCTCGTCTTCGCTTCCCGGAAGGCGAGGAGGCCAAGCACTACAACGCGCTTCAGAAACTGACCTACCTTGCCGTGATTGTTGTTCTGCTGCCGCTGATGGTTTTGACCGGCCTGACCATGTCGCCCGGTATGGACGCTGCCGTTCCCGCGCTGGTTGATGTCTTTGGCGGGCGCCAATCCGCGCGAACCATCCACTTCATCACCGCATCGCTTCTGGTGCTCTTCGTCATCGTTCATATCGCGATGGTCGTGCTGTCGGGGACCTGGAACAATATCCATTCGATGATCACAGGCCGCTACGCGATCCAGGAGAAAGGCATGAAATCATGA
- a CDS encoding AraC family transcriptional regulator: MNSLPNPIKLKDERLKRQELVERAGLLAPLHGYNATQLDSVRILRTEAVLHDVPVLYRPGAVFVLQGRKQGLCEGKVYLYDEEHYLAVSVPVPFRMESVASPSRPLLAVYVEFDMPMAAEIASEVEMRRSGPAVGEAKSLVSSRMEPEIEDCLLRLLRALGDPLETAVLGSALLRELQYRVLIGPQGDAIISALQQRGTAGRIMQSLARLSETYCTQISVAALASESGMSVPSYHAHFKSLTGSTPMQYVKAMRLHEARLMMARRDRTIAEVALSVGYVSPSQFSRDFKRHFRRTASEEVKWVRQHLGELYTDAAG; this comes from the coding sequence ATGAACTCCTTGCCAAATCCTATTAAGCTGAAGGACGAGAGATTAAAGCGCCAGGAGTTGGTGGAACGGGCCGGGCTTCTTGCGCCTCTTCATGGATACAATGCGACGCAGCTCGACAGCGTTCGCATCCTCAGGACAGAGGCAGTCCTTCACGACGTCCCTGTGCTCTATAGGCCGGGTGCGGTATTCGTGTTGCAGGGGCGCAAGCAAGGCCTGTGTGAGGGGAAGGTCTATCTCTACGACGAGGAGCATTATCTGGCTGTGTCGGTGCCTGTTCCGTTTCGGATGGAATCGGTGGCTAGCCCATCACGCCCTCTGCTGGCGGTCTATGTTGAGTTCGACATGCCGATGGCTGCCGAAATCGCTTCAGAAGTGGAGATGAGACGTTCCGGTCCGGCAGTCGGAGAAGCCAAAAGCCTTGTTTCGAGCAGAATGGAACCGGAGATCGAAGATTGCCTGCTGCGCCTACTGCGGGCGCTCGGCGATCCGCTTGAGACGGCGGTTCTAGGATCGGCCTTGTTGCGCGAGCTGCAATACCGGGTGCTGATCGGACCGCAGGGCGATGCAATAATCTCCGCCTTGCAGCAGAGAGGCACAGCCGGGAGGATTATGCAAAGCCTAGCCCGGCTCAGCGAAACCTATTGCACGCAGATTTCGGTCGCCGCGCTGGCGAGCGAATCGGGCATGAGCGTCCCTTCCTACCACGCCCATTTCAAGTCTCTGACCGGCAGTACGCCGATGCAATACGTGAAGGCGATGCGACTTCACGAGGCGAGGCTCATGATGGCGCGCCGGGACCGAACCATCGCGGAGGTCGCGCTGTCGGTCGGCTATGTCAGCCCCTCCCAATTTAGCCGCGACTTCAAACGCCACTTCCGCCGCACGGCCTCCGAAGAGGTGAAATGGGTCCGCCAACATCTCGGCGAACTCTACACGGACGCCGCCGGATAA
- a CDS encoding aldehyde dehydrogenase, whose amino-acid sequence MSIVNLRIAGAERAASRTFRRYNPVTGALASEAAAASVEDARAAAEVAADAFPAWAALGPNARRAVLLKAADVITAKGEAFVIAMASEIGATEGWARFNVMLAASMLREAAALTTQVSGEVIPSDKPGCLSMGIREPAGVCLGIAPWNAPVILGVRALATPLACGNAVVFKASEICPRTHALIVEALEEGGLPPGLVSLVTNAPEDAAEIVGALIDHPAIRRINFTGSTKVGRIIAERAGRQLKPCLLELGGKAPLLVLKDADIDEAVKAAIFGAFFNQGQICMSTERIIVVSDVADSFVEKFTDRAAQLKAGDPAQGNAPLGAVVDAHTVTKVQSLIEDAQSKGATVTSAGSAEGVLMPAQVVDRVTSNMRIYTEESFGPVVAILRAENEEDAVRLANDSEYGLSAAVFTRDISRGIAVARQIRSGICHVNGPTVHDEAQMPFGGTGASGYGRFGGRAGIAEFTELRWITVETQPGHFPI is encoded by the coding sequence GTGAGCATTGTCAATCTTCGCATCGCGGGGGCAGAGCGGGCCGCGAGCCGCACATTCCGCCGATATAACCCGGTGACGGGAGCACTTGCCAGCGAGGCCGCCGCCGCCAGCGTCGAAGACGCCCGTGCAGCCGCGGAAGTGGCGGCCGATGCATTCCCTGCATGGGCTGCCCTTGGTCCTAATGCCCGTCGCGCGGTACTGCTTAAGGCCGCCGACGTGATCACAGCGAAGGGTGAGGCCTTCGTCATCGCAATGGCTTCCGAGATAGGCGCAACCGAAGGCTGGGCGCGGTTCAACGTGATGCTCGCCGCCTCGATGCTGCGCGAGGCTGCGGCGTTGACCACGCAGGTCTCGGGCGAGGTGATCCCTTCGGACAAACCGGGCTGCCTTTCGATGGGCATCCGCGAACCCGCGGGCGTATGTCTCGGCATCGCGCCCTGGAACGCGCCAGTGATCCTCGGGGTGCGCGCGCTGGCCACGCCCCTCGCCTGCGGCAATGCCGTCGTGTTCAAGGCTTCCGAGATCTGCCCTCGCACCCACGCGCTGATCGTTGAGGCGCTGGAGGAAGGCGGCCTTCCCCCGGGTCTTGTCAGCCTCGTGACCAACGCACCCGAGGACGCAGCCGAGATCGTCGGAGCGCTGATCGACCACCCGGCGATCCGACGCATCAATTTCACCGGGTCAACCAAGGTGGGCCGGATCATCGCGGAACGTGCCGGGCGGCAGTTGAAGCCCTGTTTGCTGGAACTGGGGGGCAAGGCTCCGCTTCTGGTGCTGAAGGACGCCGACATTGACGAGGCGGTCAAGGCGGCAATCTTCGGAGCCTTCTTCAACCAAGGCCAGATCTGCATGTCCACCGAACGCATTATTGTCGTGAGCGACGTGGCCGATTCATTTGTTGAGAAGTTCACCGACCGCGCGGCGCAGCTGAAGGCGGGCGATCCGGCACAGGGCAACGCCCCTTTGGGAGCAGTCGTGGACGCCCACACGGTAACGAAGGTCCAGTCGCTAATTGAGGACGCGCAGTCAAAAGGAGCCACTGTGACCAGTGCCGGCTCGGCTGAGGGCGTTCTAATGCCCGCGCAGGTCGTTGACCGCGTCACCTCGAACATGCGGATCTACACGGAGGAGAGTTTTGGTCCCGTCGTCGCCATTCTGCGCGCAGAAAATGAAGAGGACGCAGTAAGGCTTGCCAACGACAGTGAATACGGGCTGTCGGCGGCGGTATTTACCCGCGACATCTCGCGCGGGATCGCCGTGGCGCGGCAGATACGGTCCGGCATCTGCCACGTCAACGGACCCACTGTGCATGACGAGGCCCAAATGCCCTTCGGTGGTACCGGTGCCTCTGGCTACGGTCGCTTCGGTGGTCGTGCCGGCATAGCCGAATTCACGGAGCTGCGCTGGATCACGGTCGAGACACAGCCTGGACATTTTCCAATTTGA
- a CDS encoding ester cyclase, protein MTTTLRDIYQSYLCCLNRQAWNELGKFVCEDAEHNGRPFGLEGYRAMLIKDYQDIPDLHFNADTIVSEPPMIAARLTFNCSPKGEFLGLLLNGRTVSFAENVIYEFEGTKIRRVWSALDKQAIERQLAVSTGK, encoded by the coding sequence ATGACGACGACCTTGCGTGACATCTATCAGTCGTATCTTTGCTGCCTCAATCGGCAGGCATGGAACGAGTTGGGGAAGTTCGTCTGCGAAGATGCCGAACATAACGGTCGTCCGTTTGGTTTGGAAGGCTATCGGGCAATGCTGATCAAAGATTACCAAGACATTCCTGACCTTCATTTCAATGCCGACACGATCGTCAGCGAGCCGCCAATGATCGCGGCGCGCCTGACATTCAACTGCTCGCCGAAAGGCGAATTCCTTGGCCTGCTCCTGAATGGTCGAACGGTATCCTTCGCGGAGAATGTGATCTATGAGTTCGAGGGGACGAAGATTCGCCGCGTATGGTCGGCTCTGGACAAGCAAGCGATCGAACGGCAGCTCGCTGTCTCAACTGGCAAGTAA
- the map gene encoding type I methionyl aminopeptidase: MVNYIEASSAPSKNTGAIRLYGPEAFEGMRKACQLTARCLDELAAVVRPGLPTDAIDRFVFEFGMDNGAIPATLNYRGYTKSTCTSINHVVCHGIPDAKPLREGDIVNIDVTYVVDGWHGDSSRMYPVGTIKRAAERLLEVTYESLLRGITAVRPGARTGAIGEAIQTYAEAERCSVVRDFCGHGVGALFHDSPNILHYGRASEGPELREGMIFTIEPMINLGRPHVKVLADGWTAVTRDRSLSAQYEHTVGVTAGGCEIFTLSPGGLDRPGLPSLNR; this comes from the coding sequence ATGGTGAATTATATCGAAGCCTCTTCCGCGCCATCGAAGAATACGGGCGCAATCAGGCTCTACGGTCCTGAAGCTTTCGAGGGGATGCGCAAGGCTTGCCAGCTGACGGCGCGTTGCCTCGATGAGTTGGCTGCTGTCGTCAGGCCCGGCCTGCCGACCGATGCAATTGATCGCTTCGTGTTTGAGTTCGGCATGGACAACGGGGCGATTCCGGCGACCCTAAACTATCGCGGCTACACGAAATCGACCTGTACTTCGATCAACCATGTCGTCTGCCATGGTATTCCGGATGCAAAGCCGCTGCGCGAGGGCGATATTGTCAACATTGACGTCACCTACGTGGTGGATGGCTGGCACGGCGATTCAAGCCGGATGTACCCGGTCGGCACCATCAAGCGCGCCGCTGAGCGGCTGCTTGAAGTGACCTATGAATCCCTTCTGCGCGGTATAACAGCCGTTCGTCCCGGTGCTCGTACCGGCGCGATCGGAGAAGCCATCCAGACATATGCCGAAGCCGAGCGTTGTTCCGTCGTGCGTGACTTCTGTGGTCATGGCGTAGGCGCGCTCTTCCACGACTCCCCGAATATTCTGCATTATGGCCGCGCAAGCGAAGGGCCGGAGCTGCGCGAGGGCATGATCTTCACCATCGAGCCGATGATCAATCTCGGCCGGCCGCATGTGAAAGTGCTGGCGGACGGCTGGACTGCCGTCACGCGCGACCGCTCGCTTTCGGCGCAATACGAACACACGGTCGGCGTCACCGCCGGCGGCTGCGAGATCTTCACGCTTTCGCCCGGCGGCCTCGACCGACCAGGCCTTCCGTCCCTGAACCGATGA